A single Oleidesulfovibrio alaskensis DSM 16109 DNA region contains:
- a CDS encoding phosphoglycerate kinase, which yields MNVLKMTDLDLRGKRVLIREDLNAPIKDGAVANDNRLRAAAPTIRLAMQAGARVMVMSHLGRPAEGAFDESASMAPVAARLADILGCPVPVVRDWLDGVDVPEGGVVLTENVRFNKGEKKNDEELGRRMAALCDVYVMDAFGTAHRAQASTHAVAAFAPVACAGPLLAAELEALGKALGAPRHPVVGIIGGSKVSTKLTLLETLSSKVDKLIVGGGIANTFIRAAGFAVGKSLYEEDLVAEAARLMQAAAAAGGEIPVPVDVVVATEFAETATPVCKPVDQVAENEMIMDIGPQTAAMYAEVLRGAGTIVWNGPVGVFEFDAFGAGTEALCRAVAQSSAFSIAGGGDTVAAVDKYGVRDGVSYISTGGGAFLEFLEGKELPAVAMLEQRAKA from the coding sequence ATGAACGTACTGAAAATGACTGATCTTGATCTGCGCGGAAAGCGTGTGCTTATCCGCGAGGACCTGAACGCTCCCATCAAGGACGGGGCGGTGGCCAACGACAACAGGCTGCGCGCAGCCGCGCCTACCATCCGCCTTGCCATGCAGGCAGGAGCACGGGTTATGGTGATGTCGCATCTGGGCCGTCCGGCAGAAGGCGCGTTTGACGAATCGGCATCCATGGCGCCTGTGGCGGCACGGCTGGCCGATATTCTGGGCTGCCCCGTGCCGGTGGTGCGGGACTGGCTGGACGGGGTGGATGTGCCCGAAGGCGGCGTGGTGCTGACAGAGAATGTACGCTTCAACAAGGGCGAAAAAAAGAACGACGAAGAGCTGGGCAGGCGCATGGCGGCCCTGTGCGATGTTTATGTGATGGATGCTTTCGGCACGGCGCACCGTGCGCAGGCTTCCACCCATGCCGTTGCCGCATTTGCTCCCGTGGCCTGCGCGGGCCCGCTGCTGGCGGCGGAACTGGAAGCTCTGGGCAAGGCCCTTGGCGCCCCGCGCCACCCTGTAGTTGGCATCATCGGCGGTTCCAAGGTCTCGACCAAGCTCACTCTGCTGGAAACGCTTTCCTCCAAGGTCGACAAGCTTATTGTGGGCGGGGGCATTGCCAATACGTTTATCCGTGCCGCAGGTTTTGCCGTGGGCAAATCACTGTATGAAGAAGATCTGGTGGCCGAAGCCGCCCGCCTGATGCAGGCCGCAGCCGCAGCCGGAGGAGAGATTCCCGTGCCTGTGGATGTGGTGGTGGCCACGGAGTTTGCCGAAACTGCAACGCCTGTCTGCAAGCCGGTGGATCAGGTGGCCGAGAATGAGATGATTATGGACATCGGGCCGCAAACCGCCGCCATGTATGCAGAGGTGCTGCGCGGAGCAGGAACCATCGTGTGGAACGGACCTGTCGGGGTGTTCGAGTTTGATGCCTTCGGTGCCGGTACAGAAGCGCTGTGCAGGGCTGTGGCGCAAAGCAGCGCCTTTTCCATCGCCGGCGGCGGTGACACTGTGGCCGCTGTGGATAAATACGGCGTCCGTGACGGCGTATCCTATATATCCACGGGCGGAGGGGCTTTTCTGGAGTTTCTGGAAGGCAAGGAGCTGCCGGCAGTGGCCATGCTGGAACAGCGCGCAAAAGCCTGA
- the tkt gene encoding transketolase, protein MASRKDLANAIRALSMDAVEKAKSGHPGAPMGMADMAEVLWNDFMKHNPANPGWADRDRFVLSNGHGSMLIYSLLHLSGYDLSIDDIRNFRQLHSKTPGHPEYGVTPGVETTTGPLGQGIATAVGMAMAERMLAEAFNRDGFTVVDHHTYVFLGDGCMMEGLSHEACSLAGTLGLGKLVALYDDNGISIDGRIDSWFGDDTPARFRAYGWHVVAGVDGHDAEAVRKAIEEARAETGRPSLICCKTKIGMGAPNMADSSKVHGAPLGADEIAATRANIGWNHPPFEIPADVYAGWDARPRGAAAQQVWDDMFAAYAAAHPALAAEFTRRMAGDLPEGWKELCEKALAQIVAAAENLATRKACNKSLEAIGPALPEMVGGSADLTGSVGTKWSGSRLLDSANWGGNYISYGVREFAMGAIMNGLTLHGGFLPYAGTFLIFSDYAKNAFRLSALMGIRTVWVLTHDSIGVGEDGPTHQPVEQLAGLRLIPGAHVWRPCDTVETQVAWQSAVEYKNGPTALSFTRQGVPFMQRDDAAVRNIARGGYVLRDCEGTPEVILIATGSEVGVAAGACDRLTAEGRRVRLVSMPCSNIFDRQDAAYRESVLPAAVEARVAVEAAASDFWWKYVGLKGRVVGMTTFGESAPGKVLFEHFGFTADNVAAVAKEVL, encoded by the coding sequence ATGGCTTCCCGCAAGGATCTTGCCAACGCTATCCGCGCACTCAGCATGGACGCCGTGGAAAAGGCCAAATCAGGCCACCCCGGTGCGCCCATGGGTATGGCCGACATGGCCGAAGTTCTGTGGAACGATTTCATGAAGCATAACCCCGCCAACCCCGGCTGGGCAGACCGCGACCGCTTCGTGCTTTCCAACGGACACGGTTCCATGCTTATTTATTCGCTGCTGCACCTTTCCGGCTACGATCTCAGCATCGACGACATCAGAAATTTCCGGCAGCTGCATTCCAAAACTCCGGGCCACCCCGAATACGGCGTGACCCCCGGCGTGGAAACTACCACCGGCCCGCTGGGGCAGGGCATCGCCACGGCCGTGGGCATGGCCATGGCAGAGCGCATGCTGGCCGAAGCCTTCAACCGCGACGGATTCACCGTTGTCGATCACCACACCTATGTGTTTCTGGGTGACGGCTGCATGATGGAAGGTCTGTCGCATGAAGCCTGCTCTCTGGCCGGTACGCTGGGCCTGGGCAAGCTTGTGGCGCTGTACGATGATAACGGCATTTCCATTGACGGTCGTATTGACAGCTGGTTCGGCGATGATACCCCCGCCCGTTTCCGTGCCTACGGCTGGCATGTGGTGGCCGGTGTGGACGGGCACGATGCCGAAGCCGTGCGCAAAGCCATTGAAGAAGCCAGAGCAGAAACAGGACGTCCCAGCCTGATCTGCTGCAAGACCAAGATAGGCATGGGCGCCCCCAATATGGCTGATTCCAGCAAAGTGCACGGTGCGCCGCTGGGTGCGGATGAAATAGCCGCCACCCGCGCCAACATAGGTTGGAATCATCCTCCGTTCGAGATTCCGGCCGATGTGTATGCAGGTTGGGACGCACGGCCCAGAGGCGCTGCCGCCCAGCAGGTATGGGATGACATGTTTGCTGCTTATGCCGCAGCACACCCTGCGCTTGCCGCGGAATTCACCCGCCGCATGGCAGGCGATCTGCCCGAAGGCTGGAAGGAGCTTTGCGAAAAAGCACTGGCGCAGATTGTGGCCGCTGCCGAAAACCTTGCCACCCGCAAGGCCTGCAACAAATCGCTTGAAGCCATCGGCCCTGCGCTGCCCGAAATGGTGGGCGGTTCCGCCGACCTTACCGGCTCCGTAGGTACCAAATGGAGCGGCAGCAGGCTGCTGGACAGCGCCAACTGGGGCGGCAACTATATTTCCTATGGTGTGCGTGAGTTCGCCATGGGTGCCATCATGAACGGCCTGACCCTGCATGGCGGCTTCCTGCCTTACGCCGGTACGTTCCTCATCTTCTCCGATTACGCCAAAAATGCGTTCCGTCTTTCCGCGCTGATGGGCATCCGCACCGTCTGGGTGCTGACGCACGACTCCATCGGTGTGGGCGAAGACGGCCCCACGCACCAGCCGGTGGAACAGCTGGCCGGTCTGCGTCTTATTCCCGGGGCTCATGTGTGGCGCCCCTGCGATACCGTGGAAACTCAGGTTGCCTGGCAGAGTGCCGTTGAATACAAAAACGGCCCCACAGCGCTGTCGTTTACGCGGCAGGGTGTGCCTTTCATGCAGCGTGATGATGCCGCAGTGCGGAACATCGCCCGCGGCGGTTATGTGCTGCGTGACTGCGAGGGTACCCCGGAAGTCATCCTTATCGCCACCGGTTCGGAAGTGGGCGTGGCCGCCGGAGCCTGCGACAGGCTGACAGCCGAAGGCCGCAGGGTACGGCTTGTTTCCATGCCGTGCAGCAATATCTTCGACCGGCAGGACGCCGCCTACCGTGAATCGGTACTGCCCGCAGCTGTTGAGGCCCGTGTGGCCGTTGAAGCCGCCGCTTCTGACTTCTGGTGGAAATACGTGGGGCTTAAAGGCCGCGTGGTGGGTATGACCACCTTTGGCGAATCCGCCCCCGGCAAGGTGCTGTTCGAACACTTCGGCTTTACGGCAGACAATGTGGCTGCCGTGGCAAAAGAAGTGCTGTAG
- the rpe gene encoding ribulose-phosphate 3-epimerase, which translates to MILSPSLLSSDYGRLADELAALEDAGLSWVHWDVMDGMFVPNITLGAPIIKKLRKASGLFFDVHLMVQAPERYIADFADAGADMLVVHAEATNHLERTLSEIRRMGVQCGVALNPHTPLCVLEYVLDQLDMVLIMSVNPGFGGQKFIPFTMRKIEELSAMITARGLKTLIQVDGGVDPENTPELVRRGADVLVSGSAFFGHPPYRQRHDAFQAAAAR; encoded by the coding sequence ATGATTTTATCTCCTTCGTTGCTTTCTTCCGACTACGGAAGGCTGGCGGACGAACTTGCCGCTCTTGAAGACGCAGGCCTTTCGTGGGTGCACTGGGATGTCATGGACGGCATGTTTGTGCCTAACATCACGCTGGGAGCACCCATCATCAAAAAGCTGCGCAAAGCCAGCGGACTTTTTTTTGATGTGCACCTGATGGTGCAGGCACCCGAACGCTATATAGCGGATTTTGCCGACGCCGGTGCCGATATGCTGGTGGTGCACGCCGAAGCCACAAACCATCTGGAGCGTACCCTGAGCGAAATCCGCCGCATGGGCGTTCAGTGCGGCGTGGCTCTCAATCCGCATACGCCGCTCTGTGTGCTTGAGTACGTGCTGGATCAGCTAGACATGGTGCTGATCATGAGCGTCAACCCCGGCTTCGGCGGGCAGAAGTTCATACCCTTCACCATGCGAAAAATAGAAGAACTTTCCGCCATGATCACCGCCAGAGGGCTGAAAACCCTCATTCAGGTAGATGGCGGCGTGGATCCTGAAAACACACCGGAGCTGGTGCGCCGCGGGGCGGATGTGCTGGTCTCCGGATCTGCTTTTTTCGGGCATCCTCCCTATCGTCAGCGGCACGATGCCTTTCAGGCAGCGGCAGCCCGGTAG
- a CDS encoding MerR family transcriptional regulator, giving the protein MSGTVYRIGEAARLLNLKTYVLRFWETEFPQLVPERAESGQRLYTEENIALLRQIRYMLHEQGLTIEGARKVLAEQQSSRKQQAEPQTCAPAAPVAENGIVREVIDELQVLRTMLHAAGTDRM; this is encoded by the coding sequence ATGTCAGGCACCGTTTACCGGATAGGCGAAGCCGCCAGATTACTCAACCTGAAGACGTATGTTCTGCGCTTCTGGGAAACGGAGTTTCCCCAGCTGGTGCCGGAGCGTGCAGAAAGCGGTCAGCGCCTGTACACCGAAGAGAACATAGCGCTGCTCAGGCAGATACGGTACATGCTGCATGAGCAGGGGTTGACCATTGAAGGCGCCAGAAAAGTGCTGGCGGAACAGCAAAGCAGCCGGAAGCAGCAGGCGGAGCCGCAGACATGCGCCCCTGCCGCGCCTGTGGCTGAAAACGGTATCGTGCGGGAAGTCATAGACGAGCTTCAGGTGCTGCGCACCATGCTGCACGCTGCCGGAACGGACCGCATGTAA
- the pheT gene encoding phenylalanine--tRNA ligase subunit beta, with protein MLLSLNWLREFVPYTGTAQELGDRLTMLGLELEEIIRPFDAIADIVVGHVLECGRHPEADKLSVCRVDVGTEVLDIVCGAPNVAAGQKVPVAKVGVTMPSGLKIKKAKLRGQPSCGMICSESELELSDESDGIMVLPQDSVPGVRLVDLLQLDDTVLDISITPNRADCLSVLGLAREVALAFDLPLTMPQLELREQGEDAGSDVTIAIADGAQCPVYQGRIIEGISTCPSPLWMRHRLKSVGVRPISAIVDVTNYILMELGQPLHAFDLDLLEGARIVVETAAEGERFTTLDGQERVLKASDLLIRDGAKAVALAGVMGGANTEINDASRRVFLECAVFKPATIRRTARRLGLSSESSYRFERGVDQVLSTFAMNRAAQLMCELSGGVLRPGVCRAEPAPWQAAQLRFRPARAAALLGISLDDGFCRETLQKLGCTLSGADTPEWTVTAPSHRHDLEREADLIEEVGRVYGMDNIPPVLPKVSKPLEQGRTDSEYEFWARIKAWGRGLGLNEAVNYSFVGHKDLDFLGLPAGNRISIMNPLTSEQDVLRTELAPGLLNTLRHNLAQGSTGLQVFELAHIFEADQSSDTTARESGRLGLLVYGQRYQDGWPRREEDAGYEDLKGIVEHLLRVLNLGPAAFTLRKDHSWLLPCVEIRAGSVCAGVAGRVKPDIADAYHARKDVWMAEIDLDALRTLCRDVAVQFSALPVFPPVKRDITVMASASVPVSAVTDHVRGMSLKLFSDIVLVDVFEPETPEGGTPERNLTFRLTFRHAERTLKDKEVDKERDKVAESLTEALGVRI; from the coding sequence ATGCTTCTTAGTCTTAATTGGCTGCGGGAATTTGTTCCCTATACAGGCACGGCACAGGAGCTGGGCGACCGGCTGACCATGCTGGGTCTTGAGCTTGAGGAAATTATCCGCCCGTTCGACGCCATAGCCGACATAGTAGTGGGCCATGTGCTTGAATGCGGCCGCCACCCCGAAGCGGACAAGCTGTCCGTGTGCAGGGTGGACGTAGGCACCGAGGTGCTGGATATCGTGTGCGGCGCGCCCAACGTGGCTGCCGGACAGAAGGTGCCGGTGGCCAAAGTGGGCGTCACCATGCCTTCCGGATTGAAAATCAAAAAAGCCAAGCTGCGCGGACAGCCTTCCTGCGGGATGATCTGTTCCGAATCCGAGCTTGAGCTTTCCGACGAATCCGACGGCATCATGGTGTTGCCGCAGGATTCTGTACCCGGCGTGCGGCTGGTCGACCTGCTGCAGCTTGACGACACGGTGCTCGATATCAGCATCACCCCCAACAGGGCAGACTGCCTTTCTGTTCTGGGGCTGGCACGCGAAGTGGCGCTTGCCTTTGATCTGCCGCTGACCATGCCGCAGCTTGAACTGCGCGAACAGGGCGAAGACGCCGGCAGTGACGTGACCATAGCCATTGCAGACGGTGCGCAGTGCCCAGTGTATCAGGGCCGCATCATCGAAGGTATCAGCACCTGTCCTTCTCCGCTCTGGATGCGCCACCGGCTCAAGTCGGTGGGTGTGCGTCCCATTTCCGCCATTGTGGATGTGACCAACTATATTCTTATGGAACTCGGCCAGCCGCTGCATGCCTTTGACCTTGACCTGCTTGAAGGGGCACGCATCGTCGTGGAAACGGCGGCGGAGGGTGAGCGCTTTACCACTCTGGACGGTCAGGAACGGGTGCTCAAGGCATCGGACCTGCTCATCAGGGACGGCGCCAAAGCCGTGGCGCTGGCCGGTGTGATGGGCGGAGCCAACACTGAAATCAACGATGCCAGCCGCAGGGTGTTTCTGGAATGCGCCGTCTTCAAACCGGCCACCATTCGCAGAACAGCCCGCAGGCTGGGGCTGAGCAGTGAATCTTCCTACCGGTTCGAGCGCGGTGTGGATCAGGTGCTTTCCACATTTGCCATGAACCGCGCAGCCCAGCTGATGTGCGAACTGAGCGGCGGCGTGCTGCGTCCCGGCGTATGCCGTGCAGAGCCCGCTCCGTGGCAGGCTGCACAGCTGCGGTTCCGCCCCGCCCGTGCTGCAGCGCTTCTGGGCATATCGCTTGATGACGGCTTCTGCCGTGAAACGCTGCAGAAGCTCGGATGCACGCTGAGCGGTGCTGATACGCCCGAATGGACGGTAACCGCCCCCAGTCACCGGCACGACCTTGAACGCGAAGCCGACCTGATAGAAGAAGTCGGCCGTGTTTACGGTATGGACAACATTCCTCCCGTGCTGCCCAAAGTTTCCAAGCCGCTGGAGCAGGGCCGTACGGACAGCGAATATGAATTCTGGGCGCGTATCAAGGCATGGGGCCGCGGTCTGGGGCTTAACGAGGCTGTGAACTACAGCTTTGTGGGGCACAAGGATCTTGATTTTCTCGGCCTGCCTGCCGGCAACCGCATATCCATCATGAATCCGCTGACCTCGGAGCAGGACGTGCTGCGCACAGAACTTGCTCCCGGTCTGCTGAACACTCTGCGGCACAACCTTGCTCAGGGCAGCACCGGACTTCAGGTGTTTGAACTGGCGCACATATTCGAGGCCGACCAGTCGTCTGACACTACCGCGCGTGAATCGGGCAGGCTCGGGCTGCTGGTTTACGGTCAGCGCTATCAGGACGGCTGGCCCCGCCGCGAAGAAGATGCCGGCTACGAAGACCTTAAGGGTATTGTGGAGCATCTGCTGCGCGTGCTTAATCTCGGTCCGGCTGCCTTTACCCTGCGCAAGGATCACAGCTGGCTGCTGCCCTGCGTGGAAATACGCGCGGGCAGTGTGTGCGCGGGCGTGGCAGGCCGCGTAAAACCCGATATCGCCGATGCCTATCATGCCCGCAAGGACGTGTGGATGGCGGAAATCGATCTGGACGCGCTGCGTACCCTTTGCCGCGATGTGGCGGTGCAGTTCAGCGCGTTGCCGGTGTTTCCGCCGGTCAAGCGCGACATCACCGTCATGGCGTCTGCCTCCGTGCCTGTGTCTGCCGTGACAGACCATGTACGCGGCATGAGCCTGAAGCTGTTCAGCGACATCGTGCTGGTTGACGTGTTTGAACCGGAAACGCCTGAAGGCGGGACTCCGGAGCGCAACCTGACCTTCCGGCTTACGTTCAGACATGCTGAGCGTACCCTCAAGGACAAGGAAGTGGACAAGGAACGCGACAAAGTGGCAGAATCGCTTACGGAAGCATTGGGAGTCCGTATCTAG
- the pheS gene encoding phenylalanine--tRNA ligase subunit alpha gives MTLVNELESLVPDLAKGLDQASSLEMLEELRIDFLGRKGRLAQIMGRLPELAPEERPVVGKTANAVKESLNNLFDRRKTALEEEREAEKLSRFDPSMPGRMPRVGSLHPVTQVMDEICQVFKGLGYDIVTGPEVENDYHNFEALNMPPEHPARDMQDTLYVTENILLRTHTSPLQVRTMKERKPPVAAIAPGKVYRRDSDLTHTPMFHQIEGFMVDRNVSMADLRGTLTSFLQQVFGKDTRVRFRPSFFPFTEPSAEVDISCCMCGGKGYHKDGAPCRVCKTTGWVEILGCGMIDPEVFKSVGYDPEVYSGFAFGLGVERVTMLKYGIGDLRMFFENDVRFLRQFA, from the coding sequence ATGACCCTGGTCAATGAATTGGAGAGCCTGGTCCCGGACCTTGCCAAGGGCCTGGATCAGGCTTCTTCTTTAGAAATGCTGGAAGAGCTGCGCATTGATTTTCTCGGCCGTAAAGGCCGCCTTGCGCAGATCATGGGCCGCCTGCCTGAACTCGCTCCCGAGGAGCGTCCCGTGGTGGGCAAGACGGCTAACGCCGTCAAGGAATCACTCAATAACCTGTTCGACCGGCGCAAAACCGCGCTGGAAGAAGAACGCGAAGCCGAAAAGCTGTCGCGTTTCGATCCTTCCATGCCCGGACGTATGCCCCGTGTCGGCTCGCTGCACCCCGTGACGCAGGTGATGGACGAAATCTGTCAGGTCTTCAAAGGGCTTGGCTATGATATCGTCACCGGTCCCGAGGTGGAGAACGACTACCACAACTTTGAAGCGCTCAACATGCCGCCGGAGCATCCCGCCCGCGACATGCAGGACACGCTGTACGTCACGGAAAATATCCTGCTGCGTACGCACACCTCGCCCCTGCAGGTGCGCACCATGAAAGAGCGCAAGCCCCCCGTGGCCGCCATCGCTCCGGGCAAGGTGTACCGCCGCGATTCCGACCTTACGCATACGCCCATGTTTCATCAGATTGAAGGATTCATGGTCGACCGTAACGTCAGCATGGCCGATCTGCGGGGCACGCTTACCTCGTTTCTGCAGCAGGTGTTCGGCAAAGACACCAGAGTGCGCTTCCGTCCCAGCTTTTTTCCCTTTACCGAGCCAAGTGCCGAGGTTGATATCTCGTGCTGCATGTGCGGGGGCAAAGGCTATCATAAAGACGGTGCGCCCTGCCGCGTGTGCAAGACCACAGGCTGGGTGGAGATTCTGGGCTGCGGCATGATAGACCCCGAGGTCTTCAAATCCGTCGGCTATGATCCTGAAGTCTACTCCGGTTTTGCATTCGGTCTGGGTGTGGAGCGTGTGACCATGCTCAAATACGGCATCGGCGATCTGCGTATGTTCTTTGAGAACGACGTGCGCTTTTTGCGGCAGTTTGCCTGA